Below is a genomic region from Terriglobales bacterium.
CAACGAGACCCGCGCCTCCGTGCCCCCCTGGGGCCGGTTCAGGATAGTGATTGTACCCCCGTGCTCCTCGACAATGCGCTGCACAATGGACAATCCGAGGCCGGTCCCGCCGGAGCGCCGGGAAAAGAAGGGCTCAAAGATGTGCTCCAGGTCCTCGGCGGCGATACCTGAACCGGAGTCGAGAATACGGCACTCGATCGACGGCCCTCCCGCTTCCTCGGTCGTTTCCCACTCCACTTCGACGGTCTGCCCGGCGGAGGAGTGCTGGATCGAGTTCTCCAACAGGTTCTGAAAGACCTGGATCAGGCGCAGGCGCTCGGCCAGCACATCGGCCGGCGTGTGGGACCGCAGCACAACGTTCACGCCCATGTGCCGCGCCAGGGGAGCGGAGGTTTGGACCGCCTGCTGCAGGATCTCACGCAGGTCGATAAGGATGCGATCGGGGCTGCTGGGCTTGCCCAGTTCAAGCAACTGCTTCATCAGTTCCGCCATCCGGTCGGTCTCGCGCCGCAGGGCGCGGATGTAGCGCTCATGGCCGGGCTGCGTTCCCAGCCGCACCTCGAATGCATCCAGGGTGGAAGAGATGCCGAACAGCGGGTTGCGCACCTCGTGGGCCACGCCGGCTACCAGGGATCCGAGGGTGGAAAGGCTCTCGGCCCGGAGGAGCGTTTCCTGCAGCTTCACCAGCTCGGTGGTATCGCGCAATACCAGGATGGTGCGGCCTTCGGTTTCCGGCGCGGACAGGGGGAAAGCCTCGATCTGCCACGAGCGATCCGCCAGTTCGTCATGAATATCGAGGCTCAACACTTCGTCCGCCTCACAGAGCCGGCCAGCCAGCTCAGCGGCCGCCTGCCACGGCTGGCCGGACAACTCGCGGATGTCCAGTCCGGGCAGGTCCAGATAGGGCCGGCCGGCAAGCTGCTGCCCGGCGCGGTTGATGCGGAGAATGCGATGGGCGCCGTCCAGGAGAAGCACGGGCGACTGCAAGGCGTCAAACGTGTCACGCCATTCCGTGGCCGCGCGCTGCAGAGCGAGGTACAGCCGCTCGCGCTCTTCTTCGGCACGCTTGCGCTCGCTGACGTCCAGGATGAAGGCCATCGCTTCGTCGGTCGAGCCCGCGAGCATGGAAACTCCGATAAGCACCGGCACCCGAGTTCCATCTTTGCGCACGTATTCCTTTTCCCAGGGAGCGGCAAACCTCTTCGCCCGGAGTTGCTCCGCCGCCTTCTCGTCACTTTCCCTGTGCTCGGCCGGCGTCATCGTCCGCCAGTTCACACGCCCGGCGGCCACATCCTCACGAGTGTAGCCGGTCATTTTCAGCCAGGCGTCGTTGGCCAAAAGGACGCGCCCGTCGAGATGGGCGATGTGCAACCCGATCAAGCTGGACTCAAACAACTGGCGGAAACGAAGTTCACTGCGACGCAAGGCTTCCTGGGCGCGTCTTTGTTCGGTGAGATCCCGGGCGACGGAGAGCACGCAGGTCTCTCCTTCGGCCTGAATGATGTGGGCTGAAACCACTCCGATGCGCCGCTCTCCGTTCTTATGCCGGAATGCGAAGTCATGGTCGATGACTCCTCCAGCGCTCTGCAGGCTCGCAATCCAGCGCCCGCGGTCGGCCGGGTCGCACCACATGCCCAATTCCAGGGCGCTGTGGCCGATCAGTTCGCCGCGGGAATAGCCCGTCATCTGGAGAAAGGCCTGGTTCACATCGAGATAACGGCCATCGTGCAGCGAACTGATTGTCATGGGCGTAGGGCTGGAATGGAAGGCCTTGGAGAACTTCTCTTCGGACTGGCGCAGGTTCTCCTCGGCCTGCCGCCGCGCGGTAATGTCCGCCATGGCGCCGATCATGCGCAGGGGCTCGCCTTTCTCGGTGCGGATGATGTATCCCTGGTCGATGACGGTTGCATAGGATCCGTCGCCCCGGCGGAAGCGGTATTCGAGGTCGATGACCGAATCGTTTCCCTTCAGGGCTGACTGCAGGGCTGTGGAAGTGCGCTCCCGATCCTCCGGGTGCACACGCTCCAGCCACCAGGCATAACCATCCTCGTCCGCAGTGGGGGGCCGCTGTCCGAACAGGGTCTCAACGGCGTCGTTCCAGACCAACTCGCCCGTCCACACGTTCCAATCCCAGACGGCGTCCCTGGTCGCCCGCGTGACCAGGCGATAGCGCTCTTCGCTCCGCCGCAGCGCCTCCTCCGCCTGCCGGCGCTCCGTTACGTCCTGCTTGATGGCTACGAAATGCGTGACTTCGCCGCCTTGTGCCACCGGTGTGATGGTCATTTCCTCGACGTAGATGGAACCATCCTTGCGACGGTTGTAGATCTCGCCCTTCCAGGTGCGGCCGGAAAGGATGGTTTGCCACACCTCCTGATAGAAGCCCTTTCCGTGGCGCCCTGACTGCAGGAATCGCGGGTTGAGGCCTACGGCTTCCTCGAGCGAATACCCGGTGAGCTCGGTGAAGGCCGGATTGGCCCAGACGATGTTGGCTTGGCGATCGGTGATGATGATGGCGTTGGCCGCCGCTTCCAGGGCTGTGGTGCGGATGCGCAGTTCTTCTTCGGCGCGCTTGCGTTCGGTAATGTCGTGAGAGATTCCGATGACGCCCTTTAGGGCGCCTTCTGCATCCCGGTACGGGGCCTTGGTAGCGAGGAAATAGCGCACCCCGGTGGGCGAGACCGCCCGCTCTTCGTGGGTCACAGCCCCCTCGGTGTTGAGCGCCGCCAAGTCGCCCGCACGGAATATTTCGGCCACATCACGCGGCTGCAACTCGAAGTCGGTCCAGCCTAGAACCTCCTGGATGGTGTGTCCCAGCGCCGCGGCGCCCGCGGAGTTGATCATCAGGTAGCGGCCTTCCAGGTCCTTCACGAATACGGCATCACTGGTGCCCTCGGCCACAGCGTGCAGCAGTTCGTGGTTCTGGCGCAGGCTTGCCTCCGCCTGCCGGTGGTCCGTGATGTCATAGCCGGCCAGCACGATGCAGGGCCGGCCGGCGAATTCGCTCCTGGCTGCGCCCACATCCAGCCACCGCGCAGTTCCGTCCTTGCGGAGAATGCGAACCTGGTAGCGTGAGGGAACCGGCTCGCCGCGAAGTCGCGCCGCGGCGCGCTGCTGCATCAGGGGTACGCTCTCCGGGTGGATGAGCGGCCAAAGGTCTGCGGACACCAGTTCTTCCCGCGAGCGGCCGAAGAGTTCCTCCGCCGCGGCGTTCACGTAGACCAGGCGGCCTTCGTCGAGAATGCCGATGGCCACCGGTGCCGCCTCGGCCAGCGTGCGGAACAGCCGCTCGCTCTCCTGCAGCCGGCCCTCGGCGCGCTTGCGCTCGGTGATGTCGACGTCGGTGCCTTCGATGACATCCGGCTCGCCGTTCGTTCCGCAAACCAGGATGGCATTGGAAAGCACCCAGATCGGCGTCCCGTCCCTGCGCCGGCAGCACAACTCGTAGTTGTGGACCACACCGTCCCGCTGCAGCCGCGCAACGTACGCCTGGCGATCCTCCGGCTTGCAGTAGAAGCTCTCACACGAACTCTGCAGCACTTCCTCCCGCGATTCGTAGCCATACAAGCGCGCGAAGGCGTCATTGCAATCGAGGGGGCGGCCGTCGAGCGTGGTGCGAAACAGGGCAGTCAGATTCCTCTCGAATAACCGCCGGTACGTGCCTTCCTCTGCCTGATGCCGTACTGCTTCTCTTGCCGTAGACATGTGTCTAGCCGATCCAGACGCGGGGTGCCTTCCACCTCTGAAAAATACCCAGGCCGCTAAGGCTGCGGCCTGGGCGGGGTTTTATGGATCCAGCCCGCTAGCGGGCGCTCCGCCGGCTCCCGTGGAGCGGTGTAACGGGCACTGCCCGGGCGCGCGCTGGCCGAAATCCACGTCTTCATTCCGGGACATCAGAACCACCGGTCCTGCGGTCCCGCTCTCTCGGAATTGGCGAAAAGCATTTGCGATGCCACATGGCGGGCGAGTTGAAGTTGTTGCAGGATAAGGTTTTGGGGTTTGCGTTCTCCTCAGGCAGGTAGAGCGTTCGTCCAGCAGCAAGACGGGCCGTCCATCTTCTGGAAAAAGCGGACAGTGCGTGCTCGGCTGAGCCGGCGACGTGGCCGGGCAGGCAGCTTCGCGGCTTTACTGCCGCTACGGCCCGCCCCCGCCTTCCTAGTTCCGTCCTGCATCGGGATGGATTTGTCCGAGGCTCAGAGATGGCGGTCAGCCGGGAGACCGATTCGCCACCGGCCCCGGTATTCCCAAACTGATACGGCAGAACCAATTAGGCACAAGTACGGGAAAGTAGTTCCGATTTGGTGCAGAGATTGCAGTCACAGGGAGCGAGCAGCGAGCTCTGTTGCCACCCGCGATCAGGGACTCCTGCGAAACGAGACCGACAGTCAACAAGGAGACCCAAAGTGAAACGCCTGACTTCAATCGCAAGCATGTTCGCAGTGCTGGTCCTGACCGCGGGACTGGCAGCCGCCGACACCAGCTCCGGCACCATGACGGTATCGGCCACGGTGGAGAGTTCCATCAGCCTGACCTTCGTATCCTCGGGCAGCGGCATCAGCCTGACCGGATCAGGCAGCAACGCGGCCACCATGGCCTTCGGCAACGTGAAGGCCTATGGCGGCAGCGTCCCGGCCGGGGTCACCAAATCGGTGAACGGAGTGACTGACTGGACGCTGAGCACCCCGTTCCTGGTCCGGGTGGAGAAGGCCAACCTGAGCAGCAGCGACTACACGCTGGAGGCTACTCTGAGCGCCGCCGACGCCGTCTACGCCTGGGAAATCGACAACGTGGATATTTCCGACGGCTCCGCCAAGACCATCACCGCTACCGGTAACTACGACGCCAACGATTCGCACACGTTCGAGCTGATCATCGAGCACTCGGACGCTGCGGGCGCCGTGAACAAGACCATCAGCTTCGTCGCCACCTCGAACTAGGGGTTCGGCGGAGGCTTCCTTCCCCGGGCTCGAGGCCGATAGGCGCTCGGGCCCCGGGGAACGATGTTGGGAGGCCCAGCCATGAAAAGCGGCCCCGTGATTGCCCTGGGATTGCTGGCCTTCGCCTGTACGCTCGGGAAGCAGGGACTGGCCTCTGGACCTCCTGCCGCCGAGAGCCCTGGCCGAGCGGTTTTGCCGGGCGCAATCCGTATCAGCTTCCCGCTCTCCGCAGGCGGCGCAGCGTTGCGAAGCACCGGCCCGGGACAGGCCGATCTTGATTTCGGCCGCGTGTCCTATGCCACCGGAGCGCGAACCAGCGGCGTGAGCGTGCGGCGGACTTCTTCCGCCATGCACATCACAACCAGGTTTGCGGTTCAGCTGGACTCGGCGGGAGGCGGCTCACAGCGAACCGTCACGTTGAGCGCATTCCTGCTGCATGCGGACTCGCGGCAGCGGTTCAAGGTCGACGATGTGGAGCTAACCACCACTCCGCAAGTGATCCAAGCGCAGGTTCCGCTGGGCACGGTTTCCATGCATCGGTTGGAGTTGGAGATTCCCAAGGATGCTCCGGCTGGAACAATCTCCAACGCCATCGGCTGGGTGGCCGTTGCCGATTGAGGGGCACGCCGCGGGAGGAGAACACATCATGAAGGCGCTGAAAGCGAAATCGGATGACACCATGGCCTGGGGGATCGCGCTCGCACTGCTGGTCGCGGCCGTTCTGTTATGGGCGCCGGAAGCCACCGGCCAGGAACTTCACCTGGCAGCGGCTGAGCCCGACATCCCGCGATCATCTCCGCCCCTGGGCAGACCTCCGATGGTGCACGACGTATCGCCGGTACGGCACTCCATCACGCTGTCGCCTGCGGTTGTGGAGCTTCGGGGCAAGCCGGGGCAGAGCACAAGTCAGCTTCTGAACCTGCACAACGACACTCCCCGGGAACTGCGGTTTGAGATGGCCGCCCGCGACGTGGTGGTGCGCGACGGCAAGCGGGTCTTCGTAGCCGCTGGGGAAACGCCACGCGGCATCGCCGCGACCGCGGTGTTCTCCCGCAAGGCGGTGACCGTGCTTCCGGGTGAGACGGCCACCGTGCGCGTGACGCTCACGGTGCCGCCGGATTCACCCGTGCGCGCCGTTGTGATCCTCTTTCAAAGCCAGAGCGAATTCAAGGAGCCGGGCAAGGTCGGTTTATCGGCATCGCTCGGAACGCTGCTGACCTTCACCCTCTCGGATCAGGTGCGGATCGAGGCCGCACCGATCGCCGTCACACCGCAGTCGGCGACGGCGAACACCGGGTTCTCGCAACGGCTGACCAATGCTGGCGCCGAACCGGTTTCGCCGCAGGGCGTCGTGGCCATCCTCAGCCAGTCCGGACAACTGGTGGGCAAGGCGGCATTTCGTTCGCATCGCCTCCTGCCTGGGCAGCAACTTGAGTTTCAGGCCGAGTATCCGGCGGAGCTGAAACCCGGACGCTATCGCGCCTTTGCCTCGTTTCAGTTCGAAGGCCAAACCATCACCAACGTGGCCGAATTCACCGTCCGATGAAACGCGCGTCGTCCATCGTCGTCCTGATGCTTGCCCTGCCGGCGTTCGCCGAAGAACTCACGGTGGGCTATCAGAAGACCGTCCAGGTGCAGGTGCCGGGAGCAGTAGCGGCGTATTCTCTGAATTCGGCCTGTGCGGAGGCACGGGTGGAAGACGAAACGCTGCTCGTGCGCGGCAAGGTGCCGGGTACCACCAGCGTGGTCGTCGTCCTGAAGGAAGGGACCCGAGCGTACTCGGTGCGCGTCCCCGAGCCGCCGCCCTCCCGGCCTAAAGGGTTCGAGATGCCGTTGCCACGGGGCGATTCCTACGGCAGCTACGAACTGCGCTATGCCTCGGGCCCCGCCCAGCTGCAGAACGTCTTCAACCTCACCCGGCAGGAAGGCGACCGCACCCTGCGCCTGCACGTGGCCACCGCCAACCTGTTTACCGGAGTGCCCGGGCGCTCGCGCCTCAGCCTGCCGTCAGCGTTTTTTCAGATCCAGACTCCGCGCCGCGAGATCACCCTCGGCGACCAGACCATCCAGAGCTCGATGATGACCCTCAACGGCTCCACGGTGCGCGGCGTTCATCTGCGGCAAGGCGAGGTCACTCTGCATGCCGGCTACACGTCCATCGCCGAGTTTCAGGATCTGTTCCTCCCTGCGGTGCGGGAAGGCGTGCTGGGCGTTCGACTCCGCCGTCCGCTGGCCGAGAGCGCCGCCCTCACCTTCAACGTCTTTCATTTTTCCCACCGAGGACGGGCCGGAACAGTCAGCAGCGGCACACCCGGGCCGGTCGCGTCACTGGTGTACGAATACAAGCCGAGTGATGCCCTGGAACTGGAAGCAGAAGCCGGCCTCAGTCATGGCCGCATCGGCGGATCGCTGCTGTTCCGCCTGAGGCGTGCCGACGAACAGTTCTTCGCCCGGTTGCGCTACCAACCGCGCGGGTTTGCCTCGCTCGCGGCCAACAATTTCCACGGTTTCTACTCCGACGTGAGCTGGGCGCGGCAGGTGACCGACAAGCTGAAGAGCAGCGTGCGCTTCACCGGAAACCGCTATTCGATCGCCAATTACGAGCAGACCAACCTGCACTCCCAGATAGAGATGCGCTACCAGCCGACGCGCAACTGGTCGGTACTCGGCGGAGCTGCGTATGCGCGCTATCAGCCGCAGCAGCCGCCGCGGCCCGGCAGCGAAAGCTTCAGCTTTCCCCTCGGCGTCGGTTTCGATGGGCACCGCTTCGGCACGAGTTTTCAGTACCGGTTCTCCCGGCATTCCGGCAGCGACCTCGGCGGGCATCAGCTTCGCCAGACCGTGCGGGCCAGTTGGGACCGGCTGCACGTCTCCGCCTTCGTGGATCGCCAGACCCAGGCTCCGACTGTGGATGTGATTTTCCGCGAGTTGCCCGGGCTGGCCCAGGCGGTGACGCAACTCGGCCTGGCTGCCACCTCGCCCGAGGAACTGGGACGGCTGCTGGAGGAGAATCCAGCCCTGGCGGGACTGGGGTATGTCCAGGGGGTCAACTTCCACCTCAGTCCGGTACGCCTGCAGGCGGGAGGCACTGTGGCCTGGATGGGGCGGGGCACCAGCCGGCAACAGCTCAACTACAGCTTCCTCTTCAACAACACCCAATCGGTTGGCGGAGCTTACCAGTCGGCCCTGCACTCCTGGACGTACTCTCGCAAGCTTAGTGCTTCGCTCGATGTCTTCGTGTCCATGTCTTTGCTCCGCAGCCCGCTTTCCACGGCTGGCTCGGGCTACCAGCCGCTGGTGGCGTTCTCCTTGCGCCACCATTTCAACGGCGTGCCGCGCTTCCTGCTGCCGGGCCGAACCGGGACCATCTCCGGCGTCGTCTTTCGCGACGACGACCTGGGGGGCGAACTAGGCGCGGATGAACACGGGCTGGCCGGCATCGAGGTTGTACTCGATGGCGTCACGGTGGCCCGCACCGATCGCAACGGGCGTTATGTTTTCTCCCGTGTGACACCGGGCCGCCACACGGTGGAAGTGGTTCCTCAGCGTGAGTCGGAGTCCCTTTTCACGACGGACTCGCATGTCGAAACGGACATCAACACCCGGGTGGATTTCGGGGTTGCGGCAGCCCCCGTGTCCATCGTGGGCCTGGTTCACGATGATGCGGGTACAGCCATTGCCCGCGTTGCCGTGGCCGTGTCCGGCGACGGGAATCGCAGGTCGGTACAGACCGACGGCGAAGGGAAGTTCCGCCTGCAGGGACTGCAACCGGGACCCTACGAACTCGCCATCAATACTGAATCCGTGCCACCCGGATACCTGCTGGAGGGCGTAAGACCTGTGCGCGTCGTCGCGCAGGCGGAGGAGCCGGCGCAGGTGGAGTTCACGCTCGCCGCCATCCGTACCGTCGCCGGTCGAATCACCCTCTACGACCCGGCCGCGGCGCGGGTGGTTCCGGTCCGGGGCGTCGTCGTTCGCTTGGAACCGCTGGGCCGTGAGAGCACCAGCGACTCCAGCGGCGCCTTCCTGTTCCGAGCGCTGCCTCCCGGCGAATACACCGCCTCGATCGTGTACGCCGGCAGGAGCTGGGTTCGAACCCTGATCGTGCCCGCCGGCCCGTTCCACCGCACGGATTTCAATTTCGACCTCAGTGCCAACTAGCCGCCCACCGTTGCGTCCGAAGGCATGGGCCTTTGCCGGCGCTTGCGCCGCCGTCGGCTCATGCAGGGGTGAGCGCCGTCCGTGAATCGGACTTCTCGTCCAGCCCGCCGAACCCGCAGTCCTCGCGACGGAAACGCTCGTCCGATGAAATCCCCGCACCGCCAAGCACTTACGTCCCTTTTTGAACCAGTTCCCATTTTGGCGTTGCACTTGCACTTCGAACCGATATGGAACATAGGTCCAAAACCGGAAACCGGGCGGTTGAGAGGCAGTCCGGCATGGCGATGCTGCTCACCATCTTCGCCCTCTTGCTGGTGTCGGCGATGGCCATCGCGCTGCTCGAAGCCGGCACGTGGGAAACCCAGCTCAACGATAACCACCGCAACCGCGTGAAGGCTCACTTTGCCTCGGTGGCCGGCCTGGAAGAGGTGCGCGAAAGGCTCACCCCGGGCAACCCGGCGCCCCACTTTATTCTTGGTCCTACTGCGCTGCCCGGCGGTCCGGGTTCGGTGGTCTACGTCCTGAATCCGGCCGGCGGCAGCGATGTGGTCGCGCCCACCGACCCCAACAACCGCTACTTCGACAACGAACTGTGTCGCGAGAATTTTCCCGGGCTCGGCTTCGCCTCCAACACCACCTGCACGCAGGCTTCATCGGTTCCCGGCGTGTACGCCTTCCTCTCCAGCGACGCCCCGTTTACCGGAACTCCGGCGGCGCTCGAGTACAAGTGGGTCCGGATCACGCTGAAGTCGAATTCGACGCTTGCTCCTTTCTATGTCAATGGCGGCTCCGGCGCGGCCACGCTGAACCGGCAAGCCTGCTACAGCGGAATGAACGAGATGCTGCCGCCGCCGGACTACCTTGCCTGCGATCAGCCACCGGCCGGAACCAGCCGGATCTTCAAGCCGGTCTACATCCTCACCTCGCTGGCGGTGACCGCCACGGGCAGCCGGCGGATGACCCAGATGGAGGTTGCGGCCATCCCCCCGTTTATCGGCAGCGCGGCCATCGATTCCCAGGACCACGTCACGCTCAACGGGCAGTTGACGGTGAACTCTTACGATTACTGCAGTTGTTCGTGCACCACGGACAAGCAGGGTAATACCACCTGCACCAGCCGCGACGGGCAGACCTGCGATACCAGCAAGTACGCCATCTTTTCCAGCAGCACGGTGGACAAGACGAATTCCTCCCAGAACTTGATCTCCGGCCAGAATCCGCCGGTGAAAGAGAACCAGGCCTGGCCCTATGACATTCCCGCGCTTATCGACATGTACAGGAGCATGGCGGCCGCGGTCGACGTGCGCAACACGCCCTACAACTACGTCTGCAGCGGTTCGCCGCTGAATTGCGGGACCAAGAGCGGCCAAGTCTTCGGAGTGCCGCCCTATTTTCCGCCCAATCCGCCGGAGAACCCGGCTGGTCCGTCCAATATGGCGCCCCAGATCACTTACATCCCAGGGAACCTGCAGATCACCGGCAATACCCAGGGCAACGGGGTGCTGCTGGTCGATGGCGACTTGAACATCAGCGGCGGCCTTCAGTTCTACGGGCTCGTCATCGTCAAAGGAGTCATCAAGTTCTCAGGCGGCGGCTCGCAATCGACCAACATCTACGGCCAGGTTCTGGCGGGAGAGGAATCGCTGGTCGACAGCGTACTGGGCGGCAGCGCCAACATCACCTTCGATGCCTGCTCGCTCAAACAGCCTTTGCCGCCGCAGCCACCGCAAGTCATCAGCTTTCGAGAGCTCTACTAGGAGGAACGAGTCCCCATGAAACGACAACTCACCATTGCATGTTGGGCCTTGGCCGCGTTTGCGATGCTTTCCGGCACGTGCGTGGCGCAATCGGAGTCCCTTTCACTGGGCGAGATCGCACGGCAGAAGCCGGCACGCAAGGCGGCTCGTGTGTTCGCCAACGAAGATTTGCCGCGGGGAGTCACGGAAACGGCGACTCCCGGTGCGCAGCAACCGGCGGCTTTGGGCAGCCTGCGGCCCGAGCTGCTGGAGGGCGGATCGAACCCGTGCTCCCTGGCCGACGAGAACCGCGCGCGCGTGGATACACTCAGGCGCGATGAGGCCTCGTTGCGGGCCAAGATGGAGCGCCTGCAACAGCGCTACGACAACGAAACCGACGAGTTCCGCCGCAACATGTATGCCGAAGCGCTGCAGAACTCGCGCGATCACCTGGAGATTATGACCGTAGCGCGGCGCGAGGCGGAGAAGCTGCTGGCCGGTTCGGAGGGCTCGGAAGTCGCGACTTCGTCTGACGCTGCTTCTCCCGAGGGTGGGCGGCCGCAGTCCAGCCCCCAGCAGTAGCGAATCGTCGTGGAGGCCGATGTGGGGAATATGCCAATCCAAGCGAGGGAGGCGGCCGTTATGAACGGCGGAGGCCTAACCGGCACCTCCGAGGCGGAAGCGCAGTCTGCCGCTTGCGCTTTCTTCACCCGCGTGCTGGAGCGCGCTATAGGCAGCCCACTGCCCCGCATGGAAATACAAGACCCGGCGGCAGGCTCCGGTGTCGCATCATCCTGGATAGGCCTGCTGAACCTGGCAGTCACTCCATCGATGATGCGCGAGGCGTTGAAGGCAGACGGCACGCCGGAGGAGGCTGGCGCGCTGCTTCGCTACCTTGCCGGTTGCCCGGGGTGTCATGAGCGGGATCGCGATAAGGCGGACCTGCTGGCGACCTTTCTCTTTCGCCGGCTCACGCCACAAGAGTCGCGTACGTCCAGCGAGGCCATGCACAGATTTGAAAAGCAGCTCGACCGACTCTTGGCTGGACTTCCCCTGCCGCCTTTGCCCGACGCACAGATCAAGCGCTTGCAGCGGTTCGAGACGTTTCGGCACGAACTGGAGATGCTGCCGGACTTCGACGCTCTGACCAAATCCGGCCTGCTCAGCCGCGTGCGTGATTTCAAAAAGACGTTTGGTGCCTCCAGCCTGCATCCGCGGGTGCTGGCTACCGTCGCCGTCCACAATGTTCTGTTTGGCGCACGCTTCGATGCGCTCCTGCTGGAGGCAGCGGAGAGGATGAAGGAATTGGCCGACCGCCTGCGCACGCAGGCCGAGGAGGCCTTGGGGCGCATCAGTGGCGAGAGCGATTTGGAGGAGATGGCCAAAGCCAGCGAGAGGCTGGGGCGCGATTGTGCCCTCGCCCAATCGGTGCTCGAGAAACGGGAACTCGGTACGACCGCGCCAACCCAGCCAGCCGCATCGTCAAGTGCTCGGCCGGAGATGCCGCCAGTTCCTCCCAGCCATCCCCCCATTTCTTTCCCTGCGGCCCCCGCAGCAGACGCGGTCGGCGTCTCAAGGGAGTTCGGCGTGTCCAGCAAGATTGAAAAGGCGGAGGAAGACCTGCTCAACGATTTCGTGCTCTCCATCCGCACTCACGTGCGAAGCGTTGATTCGGATCTCGCCCTGCGCGTTCCCCTGCATGAAGGTACGGTGTTCCTCACTTCGGCCGAAGCCCAGGCCTTTCGCGCCGAATATGCCTGCGAGCAGAGCTTCCGTGGCGAATTGGCCGCCTTCCTGGTGCGTTCCACGGCCGTGTTCTGGCGAATGACGATGGAATTGGAGCAGTTTCGCCGCCGCAAGGACTCCGCCTACTTGTGGCAGCCGCACTTTCGTTCGCTGCAGTACCTGCTGGGAGCGGCGCGGCGCGCTGTAGAAGAAAGCGTCCCGGTGCTGGCCAGCGCCGAAGGGCGTGGTCTTACGGAGAAGGTGGAACTCATTCAGACCGAATCCGCGCGACTGCAGACGCTGATTGCCGACGTAGAGAGCGAGCTCTCCCAGGCGGGCAAGACTGCAGGTTCGGCGGACGAGTCCAGCCGTGAAGTGGTCAAGGCCGGGGTGAAGTTCACGGAGCAATCGGCGTTGAGCCAGGGTGGTAAAGACATTACGTACCGGACCTATTGAGGATGATGGAGGATGCTATGTGGCTGTCCGTTGAAACCCTACTGCCGGTGGTCAAGTGGGCCCTGGCGACGACCGCGGCTCTG
It encodes:
- a CDS encoding PAS domain S-box protein encodes the protein MSTAREAVRHQAEEGTYRRLFERNLTALFRTTLDGRPLDCNDAFARLYGYESREEVLQSSCESFYCKPEDRQAYVARLQRDGVVHNYELCCRRRDGTPIWVLSNAILVCGTNGEPDVIEGTDVDITERKRAEGRLQESERLFRTLAEAAPVAIGILDEGRLVYVNAAAEELFGRSREELVSADLWPLIHPESVPLMQQRAAARLRGEPVPSRYQVRILRKDGTARWLDVGAARSEFAGRPCIVLAGYDITDHRQAEASLRQNHELLHAVAEGTSDAVFVKDLEGRYLMINSAGAAALGHTIQEVLGWTDFELQPRDVAEIFRAGDLAALNTEGAVTHEERAVSPTGVRYFLATKAPYRDAEGALKGVIGISHDITERKRAEEELRIRTTALEAAANAIIITDRQANIVWANPAFTELTGYSLEEAVGLNPRFLQSGRHGKGFYQEVWQTILSGRTWKGEIYNRRKDGSIYVEEMTITPVAQGGEVTHFVAIKQDVTERRQAEEALRRSEERYRLVTRATRDAVWDWNVWTGELVWNDAVETLFGQRPPTADEDGYAWWLERVHPEDRERTSTALQSALKGNDSVIDLEYRFRRGDGSYATVIDQGYIIRTEKGEPLRMIGAMADITARRQAEENLRQSEEKFSKAFHSSPTPMTISSLHDGRYLDVNQAFLQMTGYSRGELIGHSALELGMWCDPADRGRWIASLQSAGGVIDHDFAFRHKNGERRIGVVSAHIIQAEGETCVLSVARDLTEQRRAQEALRRSELRFRQLFESSLIGLHIAHLDGRVLLANDAWLKMTGYTREDVAAGRVNWRTMTPAEHRESDEKAAEQLRAKRFAAPWEKEYVRKDGTRVPVLIGVSMLAGSTDEAMAFILDVSERKRAEEERERLYLALQRAATEWRDTFDALQSPVLLLDGAHRILRINRAGQQLAGRPYLDLPGLDIRELSGQPWQAAAELAGRLCEADEVLSLDIHDELADRSWQIEAFPLSAPETEGRTILVLRDTTELVKLQETLLRAESLSTLGSLVAGVAHEVRNPLFGISSTLDAFEVRLGTQPGHERYIRALRRETDRMAELMKQLLELGKPSSPDRILIDLREILQQAVQTSAPLARHMGVNVVLRSHTPADVLAERLRLIQVFQNLLENSIQHSSAGQTVEVEWETTEEAGGPSIECRILDSGSGIAAEDLEHIFEPFFSRRSGGTGLGLSIVQRIVEEHGGTITILNRPQGGTEARVSLPRAAAPAVHLADAETIPVQ
- a CDS encoding carboxypeptidase regulatory-like domain-containing protein translates to MKRASSIVVLMLALPAFAEELTVGYQKTVQVQVPGAVAAYSLNSACAEARVEDETLLVRGKVPGTTSVVVVLKEGTRAYSVRVPEPPPSRPKGFEMPLPRGDSYGSYELRYASGPAQLQNVFNLTRQEGDRTLRLHVATANLFTGVPGRSRLSLPSAFFQIQTPRREITLGDQTIQSSMMTLNGSTVRGVHLRQGEVTLHAGYTSIAEFQDLFLPAVREGVLGVRLRRPLAESAALTFNVFHFSHRGRAGTVSSGTPGPVASLVYEYKPSDALELEAEAGLSHGRIGGSLLFRLRRADEQFFARLRYQPRGFASLAANNFHGFYSDVSWARQVTDKLKSSVRFTGNRYSIANYEQTNLHSQIEMRYQPTRNWSVLGGAAYARYQPQQPPRPGSESFSFPLGVGFDGHRFGTSFQYRFSRHSGSDLGGHQLRQTVRASWDRLHVSAFVDRQTQAPTVDVIFRELPGLAQAVTQLGLAATSPEELGRLLEENPALAGLGYVQGVNFHLSPVRLQAGGTVAWMGRGTSRQQLNYSFLFNNTQSVGGAYQSALHSWTYSRKLSASLDVFVSMSLLRSPLSTAGSGYQPLVAFSLRHHFNGVPRFLLPGRTGTISGVVFRDDDLGGELGADEHGLAGIEVVLDGVTVARTDRNGRYVFSRVTPGRHTVEVVPQRESESLFTTDSHVETDINTRVDFGVAAAPVSIVGLVHDDAGTAIARVAVAVSGDGNRRSVQTDGEGKFRLQGLQPGPYELAINTESVPPGYLLEGVRPVRVVAQAEEPAQVEFTLAAIRTVAGRITLYDPAAARVVPVRGVVVRLEPLGRESTSDSSGAFLFRALPPGEYTASIVYAGRSWVRTLIVPAGPFHRTDFNFDLSAN